One Dokdonia sp. Dokd-P16 genomic window carries:
- a CDS encoding mechanosensitive ion channel family protein has product MDKITESLNNLSEKLWGWVEAFIRNLPNLGVALLVLLIAYFVSRFVNKYSQKIVKRYVPQQSITKLIGRALAVFVVLVGIFLALGVLNLDKTLNTLIAGAGVSGLVIGLALQGALANGIAGIILSFRKRVNIGDWVETSGYVGFIEDIKLNNFSIREPDNNIVVIPNKTITDNPMKNYSVTERMRIIIECGVGYESDLEMVEKLTKDTISSKFPQEGDKEEVEFFYTSFGGSSIDFICRYWVDCVNGKEKLTAKHQGMLAIKKAFDANDVNIPFPIRTLQFDNQLQMASSNDSQV; this is encoded by the coding sequence ATGGATAAGATTACTGAATCATTAAATAATCTCTCAGAAAAACTCTGGGGATGGGTAGAAGCTTTCATAAGGAACTTACCAAACTTAGGAGTCGCTCTCCTAGTGCTATTAATTGCTTATTTCGTATCGAGATTTGTAAATAAGTACTCGCAGAAAATAGTAAAACGATACGTCCCACAACAATCTATCACAAAACTCATAGGTAGAGCCCTCGCTGTATTTGTAGTACTCGTAGGTATATTTCTCGCATTAGGTGTATTAAATCTAGATAAAACACTGAATACGCTAATTGCTGGAGCAGGAGTTTCTGGACTTGTAATAGGTCTTGCACTTCAAGGAGCTCTTGCAAATGGGATCGCAGGTATTATTTTATCATTTAGAAAAAGGGTAAATATAGGAGACTGGGTAGAAACTAGTGGATATGTAGGTTTTATAGAAGATATTAAGCTCAATAACTTTAGCATAAGGGAGCCAGATAATAATATTGTTGTGATACCAAACAAAACGATTACTGACAACCCGATGAAAAATTATTCGGTTACAGAGCGTATGCGCATTATAATAGAATGTGGTGTAGGTTATGAATCTGACTTGGAAATGGTAGAAAAACTAACTAAGGATACCATCTCAAGTAAATTTCCTCAAGAAGGTGACAAGGAGGAGGTAGAATTTTTCTACACTTCCTTTGGAGGAAGTTCAATTGACTTTATATGTAGATACTGGGTAGATTGTGTAAATGGAAAAGAAAAACTAACTGCCAAGCACCAAGGAATGCTAGCGATAAAGAAAGCTTTTGACGCAAATGATGTAAATATTCCGTTCCCTATTAGAACACTGCAATTTGATAATCAACTACAAATGGCTTCTTCTAATGATAGTCAAGTATAG
- a CDS encoding endonuclease/exonuclease/phosphatase family protein, whose amino-acid sequence MILLLLFSIFIIGPLLPLLPATHWSIRFFDFVRIQTVVIQLLLLGVAFISWEVFTVTHIIFIAVMIAVLLFQLWLIRPYTPFYHRRKPQAEFHKKQLTLVTANVLQTNTNYDKFITIIKESNPHIFITMESDEKWDNEISQAFPEYTHTVKATLDNFYGMHVYSKIPFQSSEIKYLVEKDIPSIHCEITYAEQPFNLIAIHPAPPSPSENETSKERDAELMLVGKQCRESKDATVVCGDLNDVVWSKTSRLFSKITGYLDPRVGRGLYPSFHANYWLLRFPLDHLFYSKDLHVTNMKRLAYFGSDHFAMYYNIAFPMVNIDVANPEITTEDKENIQEIIGDGILSARVSENH is encoded by the coding sequence ATGATACTACTACTACTCTTCTCAATATTCATCATAGGGCCACTACTGCCCTTGCTTCCGGCTACGCACTGGAGTATACGCTTTTTTGATTTTGTGAGAATTCAAACAGTAGTTATTCAGCTACTATTATTGGGAGTTGCATTTATATCTTGGGAGGTCTTCACTGTCACACATATTATTTTTATAGCTGTAATGATAGCGGTTCTTTTATTTCAATTATGGCTTATAAGACCCTACACACCTTTCTATCATAGACGTAAACCTCAGGCAGAGTTCCACAAAAAACAGCTCACTCTTGTGACCGCAAATGTATTACAGACCAACACGAACTACGATAAATTTATAACAATCATAAAGGAGAGCAATCCTCACATATTTATCACCATGGAGTCTGACGAAAAGTGGGACAACGAAATATCTCAAGCTTTTCCAGAGTATACTCACACCGTAAAAGCTACACTAGATAATTTTTATGGAATGCATGTATATTCAAAAATTCCGTTTCAATCATCAGAGATAAAATATCTTGTAGAAAAGGATATCCCATCCATACACTGCGAGATAACGTATGCAGAGCAGCCTTTTAATCTTATAGCAATACATCCTGCTCCTCCTAGTCCATCAGAAAACGAGACTTCAAAAGAACGTGATGCAGAGTTGATGCTTGTAGGTAAGCAATGTAGAGAATCCAAAGATGCAACCGTAGTTTGCGGTGATCTCAATGATGTGGTATGGTCTAAGACTTCTAGACTTTTTAGTAAAATCACTGGGTATCTAGATCCACGCGTAGGCCGTGGTCTCTACCCTTCCTTTCATGCAAATTATTGGTTACTCAGATTCCCTCTTGACCATTTATTTTACTCAAAAGATCTTCATGTAACAAACATGAAGCGACTAGCTTATTTTGGGTCAGATCATTTTGCTATGTACTATAACATAGCATTTCCTATGGTAAATATTGATGTTGCAAATCCTGAAATCACAACAGAGGACAAGGAAAACATTCAGGAGATAATAGGCGATGGGATTCTTTCGGCTAGAGTTTCAGAGAATCATTAG
- a CDS encoding TlpA disulfide reductase family protein: MKQLLILVILFSLYSCGDNNSTPIKGTAAGMADGTSLILEELGPNNRRIPLDTAVVNAGAFAFTKAITQGTGLLILSEATATSQLLLVKDVQPLTLTLYKDSLSSSLVTGSIENELFNNYRKTAMQSNKKRQQLIQEMQKAQRETDGIKVNMIRDQIATMDAQFITDKKAVVEDNTDKMVSVIALSDLINEKVLKIEESEAYYNSLSEDIQNSTVGESVENYIAQLKSQRIASGLASIGNKAPEFSAKTPEGKELSLSETLGKYTIIDFWASWCRPCRMENPNVVNVYNQYHDKGLNIISVSLDRPDQKERWLQAIEKDKMDWYHVSNLQFWQDPIPRSYGVRAIPATFLLDENGVIIAKDLRGPALGAKMKELLGEI, translated from the coding sequence ATGAAACAATTACTAATTCTTGTAATTTTATTCTCTTTATACTCCTGCGGAGATAATAATAGTACTCCTATAAAAGGTACAGCAGCTGGTATGGCTGATGGCACTTCACTTATCTTAGAGGAATTAGGTCCTAACAATAGACGTATTCCTTTAGATACTGCCGTTGTAAATGCTGGTGCATTTGCATTTACAAAGGCCATAACCCAGGGTACTGGATTATTAATATTAAGTGAAGCAACAGCTACTAGCCAACTTTTACTAGTAAAAGATGTGCAGCCACTTACCTTAACACTTTACAAAGATAGCTTATCTAGCTCTTTAGTCACAGGTAGTATAGAAAATGAGTTGTTTAATAATTATCGTAAGACTGCAATGCAGAGCAATAAGAAAAGGCAACAACTTATTCAAGAGATGCAAAAGGCACAAAGAGAAACAGATGGAATTAAGGTAAACATGATACGCGACCAAATAGCAACGATGGATGCGCAATTTATTACTGATAAAAAAGCAGTCGTAGAGGATAATACAGATAAAATGGTCTCGGTAATTGCACTATCTGACTTAATAAATGAGAAAGTTTTAAAGATTGAAGAGTCAGAAGCATATTACAATAGTCTTTCTGAAGATATTCAAAACTCCACTGTGGGAGAAAGTGTAGAGAACTATATAGCACAGCTCAAGTCACAACGTATCGCTAGCGGTCTTGCTAGTATTGGAAATAAAGCTCCAGAGTTTAGCGCAAAAACTCCAGAAGGTAAAGAACTTTCCCTTTCTGAAACTTTAGGCAAGTACACCATCATTGACTTTTGGGCTTCATGGTGTCGCCCTTGTCGCATGGAAAATCCTAATGTTGTAAATGTGTATAATCAATATCATGATAAAGGTCTTAACATCATAAGTGTATCCCTTGATAGACCAGATCAAAAAGAAAGATGGCTACAAGCTATAGAAAAAGATAAAATGGACTGGTACCATGTCTCAAACCTACAATTTTGGCAAGATCCTATCCCTAGAAGTTATGGAGTAAGAGCAATCCCTGCGACATTTTTACTAGATGAAAATGGAGTTATTATAGCAAAAGACCTAAGAGGTCCTGCACTAGGAGCAAAAATGAAAGAGCTATTAGGAGAAATATAG